Proteins from one Paenibacillus amylolyticus genomic window:
- a CDS encoding phosphopantetheine-binding protein, producing MSIEQIKHEVAVLVKQKIHRDLEMTDDLKSAGLDSMKAIDLLLELEEKFEMTIPDEYMINDTFASMSNIVNMIHTLQQNA from the coding sequence ATGAGCATTGAACAAATTAAACATGAAGTTGCTGTGCTGGTAAAGCAGAAAATTCATCGTGATCTGGAGATGACGGACGATCTGAAAAGTGCAGGTCTTGATTCTATGAAAGCGATTGATTTGCTGCTGGAGCTGGAGGAGAAGTTTGAAATGACTATTCCCGACGAGTACATGATTAATGATACGTTTGCTTCCATGAGCAACATTGTGAACATGATCCATACATTGCAACAAAATGCTTAG
- a CDS encoding P-loop NTPase: MDVLFIYSGKGGVGKSTFAVNLAYSLRGLRVGLFDADFEGPSIPTMVSGIEEEPMVAEGLGIHPGTYAGIRISSSGLIENNGLSRSLSGKYLEGALDQLLIKACWDVDLLIVDMPPGTSEIHHQLLRLLQGRCLLITTPQTVSFADTQKGIDLMRRMEVPLLGIVENMSQFQCECCGHSTAIFSGIQMACWLFRTVCKCSTGFL; encoded by the coding sequence ATGGACGTACTTTTCATTTATAGCGGAAAGGGCGGAGTCGGGAAATCCACTTTCGCCGTAAATCTAGCATATTCATTACGAGGGTTGAGAGTAGGACTGTTTGATGCAGATTTTGAAGGGCCAAGTATACCTACCATGGTGTCCGGAATTGAAGAAGAGCCGATGGTAGCAGAAGGGCTGGGAATTCACCCGGGAACCTACGCAGGTATACGCATCTCTTCCTCTGGACTGATTGAAAACAACGGCCTCAGCAGATCTCTTTCAGGCAAATATTTGGAAGGCGCGTTGGATCAGTTACTGATAAAAGCCTGTTGGGATGTGGATCTATTAATCGTCGATATGCCTCCAGGCACTTCCGAGATTCACCATCAACTGCTTCGTCTGTTGCAAGGACGGTGCCTGCTGATTACAACGCCTCAGACAGTAAGCTTTGCAGATACGCAGAAAGGGATCGACTTGATGCGACGGATGGAGGTTCCGCTGCTTGGTATCGTCGAAAATATGTCTCAGTTCCAATGTGAATGCTGCGGACATTCCACTGCGATCTTTTCGGGGATACAGATGGCATGCTGGCTGTTCCGAACGGTCTGCAAGTGCTCGACAGGTTTCCTATAA